Genomic window (Escherichia fergusonii ATCC 35469):
CAAACGCTCAATGAAATGCAAATGCAGCCACAGGAGCAGCAAACAGCAAGGCTTATCGTCACCAGCCTGCTTAGCCACTGCCGCGATTTGCTCGGTAGCCAAATACAGACCGCCTCACGTAGCCAGGCACTATTTGAAGCTATTCGCGATTATATCGACGAACACTATGCCACCGCGCTTACCCGCGAATCTGTCGCACAGGCGTTCTATATTTCGCCAAATTACCTCTCGCACCTGTTTCAAAAAACGGGGGCCATTGGATTTAACGAATACCTGAATCACACGCGACTGGAACACGCTAAGACGTTATTGAAAGGCTATGACCTGAAGGTAAAAGAAGTGGCGCACGCCTGCGGCTTTGTTGACAGCAACTACTTCTGCCGTCTGTTTCGTAAAAACACCGAACGCTCGCCGTCGGAATATCGTCGGCAATACCATAGCCAACTGACAGAAAAACCGACTACTCCAGAATAAGATGGGTTTGCTGCGGCGCAGAAAGCACTTTACGCACCGCGCTCATCACCCGCTGCGGCTCACGCAGGAACGCGTAGATGCTGCATTGCACGTAGCGGCAATGTTCAAATCGCTCAGCACCGGCAAGTTCAATATCCGTAATCAACAGCGCAACATCCGCCCGGCGGATATCCTCGTCCGCTAAACGATTCTCCGTTCCCAAAGCACCCTGAGTTTCAATGCTGACGCCCCACTTCTCTAACTGGCACAACTTTTCCAGCCGTTCCGCCGCCATATAAGTATGCGCCACGCCGCTTACGCAGGCGGTTACTGCCACCAGGTACGCCATTTTAACCTCCCACGGTAACCTGAAATCCGGCCCGTTCTGCCATTTCGCGCATCGTTGTCACATCGGCTGACGACGGCGCAGGCACCTCTTTCATCGACCATGTTTTCCCCAGCAGGCGGTATTTCGGTTCGCCGTACTGGTGAAACGGTAACAGATGGATCTGCCTGATATTCAGCGGGATCAGTACGTCCAGCGCCTGCTGCATATTCTCCCGACTGAGCGTGAAACCAGGGATCAGCGGTAAACGCGGTATCACGTTGACACCCTCACTCACCAGCAAACGCAGGTTCTCCAGCACGCGCGGCAGGTTCATCTTCACCACATCCCGCGCCTGAGTTGCAT
Coding sequences:
- a CDS encoding PTS fructose-like transporter subunit IIB, which translates into the protein MAYLVAVTACVSGVAHTYMAAERLEKLCQLEKWGVSIETQGALGTENRLADEDIRRADVALLITDIELAGAERFEHCRYVQCSIYAFLREPQRVMSAVRKVLSAPQQTHLILE
- a CDS encoding AraC family transcriptional regulator, with the protein product MYHDVSYLLSRLINGPLSLRQIYFASSNGPAPDLAYQVDFPRLEIVLEGEFVDTGAGATLVPGDVLYVPAGGWNFPQWQAPATTFSVLFGKQQLGFSVVQWDGKQYQNLAKQHVARRGPRIGSFLLQTLNEMQMQPQEQQTARLIVTSLLSHCRDLLGSQIQTASRSQALFEAIRDYIDEHYATALTRESVAQAFYISPNYLSHLFQKTGAIGFNEYLNHTRLEHAKTLLKGYDLKVKEVAHACGFVDSNYFCRLFRKNTERSPSEYRRQYHSQLTEKPTTPE